The Tenebrio molitor chromosome 5, icTenMoli1.1, whole genome shotgun sequence genome segment TTTGCCTTTTTGTAGTCaatatttaacattaatttacaaGGGATAATTACAATAGGCATGACTCTCCCAGTACCACTTTCTGTTGCTGGGATCTACTTTATCAccattttagaaattattcAAGTGAAAATGGTATTGGATATAACACAAATGGGGTGGATTCAGACAGCgtgcaacaataaaaaaaaatcttgttgcACAAGTGTCATTTATTGTATTacttataacgggtgactattaaaattttcacttggagttggctttgaacgaatttttattttttctgttactttagacacacgcaagaacgtacgacaaatgtcaaattgtaCAAatgtacaattgaaacataaccaaacataaccaaattaagagaaaaacattcattgaaatgtcaaacttgtcagtgtctaaggtgcaacggaaaacaaagaatgatccataaccaaccctaagtgaaaattttaatagccACCCGTTAAATCTATTACCTGTTAACAGTTCTTTTAAttatagtaataataataactacCTATGGTCAAAAAACATATGAAAATGGTACTTTTGaagctaataaataataagtttTCTTTCTTCAACTACAAATTTCCAAACTTTCTGCTGTGGCGGCAAACTAGAACTTTCTCAAAGTACCcccgataatttttttgatcatAATGTATATTTATAAACAGAGCAATAAAACAATCGGGGTCAAAGCGCAGGGTTATAACTGAGCGTCGCTTCATTCTGATGGAACACACAACATCCCATGTAAAACCCTCATTATTCAAccaaagtgtaaataaaagcTTAAATTAGGAACTTTAATACAAACTCACCCTAATCGGATAGTCCAGCTGTAAATATGCATGGACCGGTGTCCACCCTTTGCTCACAGCGCTGTTATTAATTGGTGATTTCTCTGATTTAGATCGAGAAGTAGTCTTCCAGTGCAGAGATGAAGGTCCCTTTAGAGCAAGAGTCCAGTGGACGCGGCCCAACGGAGAACCTTTGCCTCCGAACTCCAGAGATCTTAACGGCCGTCTTGAAATACCAAACATCAAGGTTGAACACGGCGGTACTTACATCTGCCAAGCCGTCGGGTATCCTCCAGACACACCTGGGGCTCAAGTGTCAGTCCACCTCCAAGTCGATCGCTGTAAGTAACTCGTCCAACATTCACCGATGTGCTTTGGCAAACAATGTTTCACGCAGTCGGGAGAGGTAAAACAAAGTCTTCATTGTTAAAATATGGAGTCTTGCCGCCTCTCGATACTGAGTATCACGGAACAGGTATTTGACActcattaacaaaaattttgtacTAATGTCGTTTACTTTATCAATGCTTCATTTGTGTTCATGGTAAGTTTCGCGAAGTACCGCGTACGCATgtattaaatatgtagttagtAGAGTTATTAAACGTGCACATTTTTGTATCCAGGGATACCAACTCCAACCCGTCCACCAGCTTGCGGACTACAACAAGCCACTTGTTCGAACGGCGACTGCATCTCCAAAAATCTAGTCTGTGATGGTAGATACGACTGCACCGACGGCTCCGACGAAAATCGATGCAGTAAGTACTCAACATCTTCGAAATTTGAACGTTCTGAGGTAAGGATGATCGATAGATCCGAACGGATGCGAACCGAACGAATTCCGATGTGCCAATAAGAAGTGCGTCTTGAAGACATGGAGATGCGACTCAGATGACGATTGTGGCGATGGTTCCGACGAGGCTAACTGCGCGACCAATCCTCCTGGGTCGCTGTGCGCCTACCACCAATTCGCATGTCATTCCAACAATCAATGCATTCCGAGAAGCTACCAGTGTGATTTGGAACGCGATTGTATGGACGGCAGTGATGAAATTGGATGCTGTAAGTACCATAATGTGATGACAATAATTTATGATCGTTGTAAGCAGAGGTTTGCCAGCGATTGGGAATTCTTACTTAAAGTAAGAAGTAAGAAGTGGTCCATGTTCAAAGGTCAAataagttatttattttactacGAAAAATGTTTGCTGCAAAGAGTACtactttttgtaaaaagttTTCGTATAATCTGAAAACTGACTGGTCGTCAACCAACCATTGAAGTAACATCATTGGTGAAAGTACCATCTAGTACTTGGTAcagttattttttgacaattcaattcTTTTCTAACTTCGTAAACTACTGTCAAAAATATTCGACTGTACTTTTCCAAAGAACTGTTTCATCGGACAGAAAAATTAActgtttgatattttttcatcAGCTCTACCTGTGGTGTCAAAACCACCACCACCTATGGTCAATTTAGAGGCGGGATCACTCTTCGAAATCACTTGCACTGCTGTGGGCGTACCTACACCTGAAATCGTGTGGCGTCTCAACTGGGGCCACATCCCCCCAAAATGTCAAACTTCCAGTGTCAACGGTTTTGGAACCCTCACCTGTCCCAACATCCAAGTTGAAGACCAAGGAGCATACTCCTGCGAAGTGATCAACATCAAAGGCACCGTCTTCGCTGTTCCCGACACCATTCTGGTGGTCAATATTGACAACGTTTGTCCTGCTGGTTATTTCAACGAGGAAGCCACTACCGAATCGGACTGTCTCAAGTGTTTCTGTTTCGGTCAATCGAACAAGTGTCGCTCCGCAGATTTGTTCATCTACCACTTCCAGCCACCATTCGACACCCTGAAACTGGTGGGTGTACGGGTGGATCCGGCTACTGGCGCAGTAGAAATTAGAGACGAGCCGATTTATAGAAACGCTCAACCGCAATTGATTTCTCTCGGAAGAAATGGTGTCCACACGCAGCTCGCCCCATATGGGGAAATTACTTCCAGCAACTTGGTGCCGTATTTCGCGATGCCCGAAAACTACCACGGTAACCAGTTGAAGAGTTACGGTGGGTATTTGCGGTTTACCGTTCGACATCAGAACCGAGGATATCCTGTGCCCGGACCAACGGTCATCCTCACCGTAAGTCAGTCATCGAGTACGAAGAATTCAGCTGAATTGCATGCTTTCAGGGGAACGGTTACACTCTTTTGAGCCAACAAACACAGCCTCCGCAAGCTAACCGAGATGAAAACATGCAAGTAAGATTCTTCGTGGGAGAATGGGTCAAGAGAGCTGAAGGTTATCCAGAAACTTTGGCAACACGTGAAGAAATAATGATGACGTTGGCCGATGTCAACAACATCTTGATCAAGCTGCAGTACAACGAAGGCCAATTGAACACTTCCATTTCAAATATCGTGATGGACTCGGCAGCTGCACCCAACAGTAATTTGGGACCGGCATCTTACGTAGAAGAATGCGAGTGCCCCGTCGGTTACACTGGAACTTCTTGCGAGGTACATTTGATGCGACAGTCCAGgcttacatatttatttgttgtttcgTTTTTTAGCGTTGCGCTGATGGTTTCGTCCGTCAGAAAACGGGACCATGGCTCGGACAATGTTACAGGATACAACCAATGACATGTCCTGCAGGAACTTACGGAGATCCCTCACGCGGAAGGCCGTGCGAGGTCTGTCCATGCCCTCTTACCAACCCCAGCAATCAGTGAGTTTCGACGGTAGCATTGTCGATCAAGTTGTCACTTTTGCTCCTTTCAACAGATTCGCCAGAACTTGTTCTTTGGGCAGCGACGGTGAAGTCACCTGCGACTGTCCTTCAGCATATGTTGGCAGACGTTGCGAACAGTGTGCTCCTGGCTATTCCGGCAATCCTCTGGTGCCAGGAGATTCCTGCAGAATGACTACATCGTACTGCAATGCGGATGGTACCATCGATGAAGATCAAAGAAGGTGCCGGTGTAAAGTGAGTACACAAAATTTTCTAGTATTTGTGacttttataataattcaaaACTAACAATACGAAACCTCCTTTTCACGCTTATTTCCGTTTTACGGTAAGTTTGACTAGTGGTCACAATGCtgaagttttattttgcattgtTCGTGGATGCAGCGTAGCCTCAACTAGTAGACTCgttcaattaaaaaagaaatacaaaattcagaTTGGTTTCAGCTtagcattttattttttataaaaaaaaatattggtttCACTTCAGTTTCTTTGCATCTCTTGAACTGTTCTTCTGGATGTCTAGGTAACATTTGATATGTTTgagttttccaaaaaaaaaacctaaatacatatacctatataaatagcaaaattttgaaaaccatTAGCTTTTATTGCCATCAAAAAACTCACTCTAATTTACGTTTTCATCTTGTAAAGGATTATGTCGATGGTCCAACTTGTGCCACCTGCAAGGCCAATACTTTCTACCTCAACAGAGACAATCAATTCGGTTGCATTGCTTGCTTCTGCATGGGAGTCACACGACAATGCACCAGTTCCAATTGGTTCAGAGATAAGGTTTGCGTTACTACAATTCTGTAAACCTCCAAAATTGTTCGATATCCTATTCAGATTAGCACTTCTTTCACCAACTCACGTGACAACTTCAAACTCATCGACACAGATAACCGAGAGACTCCAATCGAAGAGGGAATCGTTTTGGATCAAAACAGGCGTGAAATCCTTTACAACCGCTTCACCAGCCCTAACGTACATTACTGGGCACTCCCTCCGCGCTATTTGGGCGACAAGATCACATCTTACGGAGGTTACCTCAGGTATACTTTGCGTTACGTGCCTTTGCCTGGCGGTCAGAGTTCGCGCAACTCAGCTGCAGACGTTGAACTCGTCAGCGTAAGTTACCACCAAGGAAAACTGATAACTTTCTGAGCGTGTTCGATTTTAGTCAAATCAAATCATTTTGTTGTACTACGCACGAGAGCAGGCCCAGCCTACTGGAACTGCGCAGACCTTCACGGTACCACTGTTGGAACAGTACTGGCAACGCAGCGATGGCCAACAGGCAGATCGCGAACATTTATTGATGGCTTTGGCTGATTTGGACGCGGTTTATATAAAGGCCACTTACAACACGAACACCAAGGAATCTGCGTAAGTGCCTCAAAAGTGAGTTGCCCACAGTTTCTAAGAATTGTCTTGCAGACTGATCTCGGTGTCTTTGGACATTGCTAACGAACAGAACACCGGATCCAGTGAACGAGCTCTAGCTGTAGAGCAGTGTTATTGTCCGCAAGGTTACACAGGTCTGTCTTGTGAGGATTGTGCTGTGGGTTACACCAGGGCCGACGAAGGAATTTACCTTGGCCTCTGCGAACCTTGCAACTGCAATGGTAACTCGAGGGAGTGCGAGCCAGAAAGTGGAGTGTGCTTTGTAAGTTCTTCATTGTAATTGgtaattattttcttgatcAAATAAATTCAAGAACTGTGGTAACTTCACCACTGGCGAGAGTTGTGAACTGTGTCTACCAGGATATGAGGGTGATCCAGCAAATCGAATCCCCTGTAGATACGTTGGAGGAGGTGGTTCCGTATCTTGTAATTGTGAGCGAAGGGGATCGATTTCAGATGAATGCTACAATGGAGTGTGCCAGTGCAAGGTATGTTATCCTACAATGTAGTTACTTAATTTGACCTCGACCTTGAACAGACCAACGTGGAAGGAAATAACTGCGACCGCTGCAGACCAGGAACTTTTGGACTGACTGACATCAATGTCCATGGTTGTCAGGCTTGCTTCTGCTCTGGAGTAGCAACGTCATGTAGAGAGGGCAACTTTTTCTACGAACAGATACCGGTGTTTATTGAGCCTGAAAGACATGGATTCACACTCACTGACCAGTAAGTGATttacacaaaacaaaaaaaaacctttttaAGACCAGTGCGAGGTAAACCTTGACGattcattatttctaaatagatATCAAACCCAGCGCGTCGATAACGGCTTCCAAGTTAACACATTTGTGAATGAAATCGGGTACACCTTCAGACCCAGCACCACTGAGAGATGGTACTGGTCTCTGCCCAGAACATACACCGGAAATAAAATCAAGTCGTATGGTGGCCGCCTCGAGTTCACCCAGAGGTACACCCAACGCCCCCAAGCCGTCTACGTTCCTGATCGCGACATCATCATCATCGGCAACGGAGTTACGATTTACTGGTCCAACCCGCAAGCTCAAATTCCCGACGTCGCAAATGTGAGTACTTCCCTGGTACGATGTGGTTTCGACTCGATCCTTGAAAAATTTGCAGAAAGTCTCTGTGGTTTTGAACCCGAGCGCCAATTGGCAACGTCTCGATGGCAATCAAGGACCTAGTCTGGCTTCTCGAGAGGACATCATGACCGTGTTGGCAAACATCGACGTCATTCTGATTAGGGCCCAGCAGTCGAGCGACACCGAAAGTGGTTACATTAGCGACATAACTTTAGACACTGCCATCGAACAAAATAGCTTGTCTCCGCAACCGCAAGCCATAGAAGTCGAAGTTTGTAGATGTCCTCAAGGTTACCAAGGATCGTCTTGCGAGTCTTGCGCCCACGGCTATTACAGGGACACTAATGATTATAGGATTGGACCATTGGGATCGTGTTCAAGATGTCCATGTAACAGTCACGAACAAAGTTGCAATCTAGGACCGGATAACAGGGTTCTTTGTAATTGTTTGCCTGGTTATGTGGGAAGACAGTGCGAGTACTACAACGGTAaagtattttgattttttcttttcaaagaTTTGAATTAAAAAGTTTGGACacttttttgttcaaaatgcATGCAAAAATGCTGACGTTTAAGCTAACAAAATGTGGATATTTATTGATGCAAATAAGGGTTGTTTTGAGTACATTGATAACATGTTGAGTTTTGAGTGATGTTTTTCAGTACAACATAATACAAAGAAAAATGCACAAATATGTGAGCGTATTTTTTCCTCAAATACAAGCTGAATACATACTTTCAactcttaattttaaattttttacttgctttaaacatttttcaaatgtacAGTTGTGTATATTACGAgtatttataatacatataGTTACTGtccgaatttaaaaaataagaagTTCTTTATTTGTATATTATATACAGTGTCTATAAGGAATGTGGGAtcctagtaggcgttgaaaatttACCGACTCTTTCACCAGAAATCGAATAATGTTGGTGTGATCTACGATATAGAACCCTCAGAACAAATTGGTTTTACTGGTTCTTAACTTGATAAAATTGGTACTTTACaaagaaaatgaattaaaaataaaataatgaaattcatAAGTAAATAACGTCAGTGATTcctttaaaaaagtaacaatgaaaattaaagaaatgacTCAAAGTGTCCTCCATTTTGCTCTGAACACCTTCTCACTCTCACTTTCTTTATAAATTCATTGCACTCATTCTGCTTTACAACCAAATACGatgcaacaaaaattgtacTAGACTCGGGACTCGGTGcacaatttgtattttttaagttCGAACAGTTAAACTAGCGATAAGTAAGCATATTACGAGTATGTGTTATGATGTATGAAAAAATCGTACACCTATTAACACATACCGTTTCCTGTTATTTAACATGTATGATTCTAATAAATCCAGTGGGTGTTGGAACTATTGGTTTGGAAATAACACCATCTTATGTAACTGCACAAGTTGGAAGTCTTGTTGTTTTTACTTGTAAGTACAAAGgcatggaaaaattaaacgtcACATTCCGTGACAATGGAATTCCGGTCAGTTGGGAAGTTTCGGAAAGCGGCAGCCCGACATGGACATTTCTAGTAAGCGATTGTTACGAGCATCGTATACAATGCGTTATTGAAACCCCAGACGGGACAATTTTAGGGTCAGTTACGTCGTTGGTAAATCCAGGTTCGAAATAACTTCAGATCCGTAGAGTACTAGAAAAGTACCTTTCCAAGTACAACTCACTTTGGTATTTTGCAAATTAGCACAGCCCAAACAAGAGTACTTGGAGTATTTTCAAAGTGCTGACAGATACGTTGTGTCAGACTTCTTTCGGTACTTTGAAAGGGTACTGTCAGTTCAGTAAGCTTATTGTTTTTCAGTGTTCACCGTTCTGGTAGTGGTTCCCTTTAGGCCGACGTATTTATGGTGTGGAACTGTCATACGTTTTTAACAACGTAACGTTGTGGTTGTCGATGCACTAATACTAATGTTTTTGTCTTAACTCTGTACACACCAAAATTCCGTTATCAGGACAAAtctgatttattttctgttactttGTAGACGGAAACATCACAACAACAACACCAGGACCATTTGTTTCAACTCCCCCGCCCTTAACAATGGAGATAATAATTGTAGCTCCAGTAATTGAAATCTACTCAGTTGGCAGTTCTGTCAGGTTTAATTGCACGGCCAGATCGCTCGTCGGGAGAAGACAAATCAGATTACAATGGACCAAAGACGGAGGTAACCTTCCTCCTCGTGCCATCGATGACGGAAGAGGTATATTGGATAtacaaaatttgcaaatttccGATTCTGGAAGGTACATCTGCGAGGCGTACGACGGGTACACAGTTGAGAGCAAAGACCAAACCATTACCGTTGGACGTAAGTATCTAAAAATATCTTCTAAATTTTAACTTAACTTGCTGGTTTTCATGCATACTTAGAGTTGTTGCCAAAAGCATTCAATCAAACAGGTAAAATATGCAGCTTCTCACTATTTCTGTTTGTGACCAATATAATAGTTTCTTTGATCTTGCACATCATCATCTGTTACGATCTTATGAATtcacaatagaaaaaatttgATTCGACAATGTTTTCTTCGGGTGcactttaaacaaaataaaaatatgttgcTTTAAGCAGCTTCAGTCTCCTACAACTTATAGATGTACAGAGATTGTTAATCCTTCTACGTGTCCATGAGTAGATAGTACAGTAGAAGCAGTAATGCGCCAAAAGCTACTACACCAATAACTGCAAAATTGTTACACGTCGAGCAATTTTCGTTAACCATCGTCAGTCCTGGTTAGCATTGTATTATTTTCCAAGAAtcacaaataattttgacgTCTGTGACACGACTGAAATTTCTGCTGTCACATTTTGTTTTGACCAAACAACTCTATTAACTTGATCAATTGCTCGACAGCTTCTAACTCCGAACCTCCGAGAGTAGTCATAACGCCTCCATTTGTCGACGTGCAAGAGGGCCAATCCGTTCAAATCCAGTGCGCTGCGACCGGTAATCCTGAACCAGTGTTGCGTTTAATCAGAGTCGATGGTCAACCACTGAATCCCAGCGTAAGTGAACGTAAAAGCTCAAATTTGCATCAATTGTAGAATTATCTCGTAGCACTACTTCCAAAATGGTCTCTTCCGTATTCCCCAAGCCCGTAGATCTGATCAGGGTCCATACCAGTGCATCGCCACAAACAACGCTGGTACTCACAGTTCCAACGTGGACATTTACGTGCGTGAAAACAACGAAAACGGGGTTATAACAGTGGAAATTTCTCCATCACGATACGAAGGTCGAAGCGGAGAAAGCTTCACTTTGAGATGTCAAGCTGATAGGGCTATTGATCTGAAGTGGTCACGCCAGAATAATGTTCCTCTGCCTTACACCTATCGCGAAGATAGAGGTGTTCTGACGGTTCAGTCTCCGAAACCAGAAGATTCCGGTCTTTATGTTTGTACGGCGACCTCGTCGAGTGGATACACCTCAACCGGAACGGCCGAAGTTAGAATACAGGAGTATAACGAAGGGTACGAATGTCGTTGATGAGTACCATCGAGTAGCAAAATTTTCGTGATTTCAGCGCGGTACCACCCAGCGCGAAAGTCAGTCCGGAACGCATCACAATCTCTCAAGGCTCTTCCACCGAACTACAATGCGACGCTACCGGTTCTCCCGCACCGACCATCAAATGGACAAGACTGGGTTCGGAACTACCTTCACACATCACCCAATCCGGTTCAGTGCTCTACATCAGGAACGCACAAGTCACAGACAGGGGGGTTTACGTTTGCGTAACCTCCAACAATCGAGGTCTCGCTCAAGCTTCCGCGATCGTCGAAGTCAACCGGCTGGAAATTCCCATTCTGTCCATCCTTCCTCAGGCTTCGCAAACGTTGACCGCTGGTAATAGTGCGATCTTGGTGTGTCGCGTGGAAGCAGGAATTCCATCGCCGACGGTCACTTGGACTAGAAGTGATGGACGTCCTTTGAGTCCCAATATAGAGAGGATGTCAGAGGGCACGTTGAGGTTTACTCAGATAACTGAGAATGAAAGCGGGGAGTATATTTGCACGGCAGAAAATGAAGCAGGAAGAGCTAGTGCTACTGCTAACATTAACGTACAGGTTAGTCCCAAAGTGTGGACGGTTCCCGATGAGGATGTAATCATGAGGCGACGCGATGAGTATGTTAAATTAGAGTGTCATGCTTCTGGAATTCCAGCACCGTCGATACAATGGAGAAAATTAGACGAAGGAAGAATATCCTAGTAAGTATTTCATTATCAGGTTAAAAGTgagaattataaaaatttaaattgtttgacattttgattattaaaaatagagcAGTAGAAACAAATTATCCAAAATAATTGTTATATGTAGGTATAGGGTGACTGAAAGTTGTGTAGAgattttaaccagtggtagaACTCCACAATAGGTAACGATTGAACCGATAATGCCTTAACAAATGTTGATATCTTACGAGAAAAAGGAGCTAAAagcttttcaaaaaaatttggaagacaggattttatgaaaaaatgggtGCAGAAAAATCACAGtagacttttttttattgtcttttaattcaaaattaagtaactttgacaagaacctcaatttaaatcacaaatggctTTCGCCAACCTGGAGAAAACCAATAGGTATGGTTTTGATCTATGGCAAAGCCCGTGGACATTCACAGCTAGGACGGCAAATCTACGGTGAAAATTTTCCTCACAGGATACATTCAAGTGCTCGAAtctttgtaaacgttgtgcagcatcttcgcgatttcgggcGGTCCGAAATGAATAAGCGCGATCTTCTCCACCAACGAGAAGATCACATTTTAGTTGCAGGAGAAGAAATTCTTcacgaaattgaaaaccagCCACGAACaagtaggtacagttgcggaattaaaatttcggccagtatttttctgtcacttcaacaaaatctctgtaagCCACCTtttactgtcatcatgactgacattcaaaaattaaactttactGTGTCAGTCACGCagtcaattttgaattttgagttaattgcactgagtgtaattaaatcatcgctttaATATGTTGCCCACACGTTATTGTGCCACAAATCACAATTTTTGAACgctaaaaagacaaaaacatgacaagagtaaaaaatgaggttattaacgtaaaggttgttttagagtttatatcatAACATTGACAATACTgtccgaaattttaattccgcaactgtacttgGTGTCTTGCAAATCACCTGGGAGTTTCTTAGTTTGTAGTTTGGCTGCGAGTTTAAAACGCCGCTCAGGAAATTCGTTGAAACACCAGCATTCTATATCGAGTTCGGCTTTCTTGGAAACATCGTGCTGAAGCTCGCATTGCAAACAATGGCAGTTGGGCAACTTCTTTGAGATTTCATTTTATACGTTTACTCACACACAGTCTTTTTACTTTGTTCTTGAAGCCTTTgttattttctgaataagaTAAGTTGCAGGCACTATTTTATCAACACTTAAAAaccaaacataaccttgaATGGCAgaaaacttgacattttaggtTGGTCGTACGTGAACTGCCCGCCATATTAGAATTTTTTCAGCGGTTCTCAAACAAAGTGATTTCTTTGTTTCTCTTGTAAACCATTAAGatttgtataaggcaagttgggttattttgccttctttCAATACGTACTACCtcagattaaaatattttcaaaatcagaCTGTATATTCCTTTTAATAATATCCCAAAATAAGATAAGCAagctaaataaaataatttcagtggCATGTTACCGACTCCAGTAACTCCAGAAGCCAGAAACGTTGCAATTCTTGAAATAGCCAGATTTTCTCCACAAGACCAAGGGTTGTA includes the following:
- the trol gene encoding basement membrane-specific heparan sulfate proteoglycan core protein isoform X21; amino-acid sequence: MKKHILYLSIALLALAKTAESQCRGDQFSCNDGQCIQVQQRCDGRPDCRNGQDEYNCTGLPSSSCAENEFPCAAGFCIMGYKKCNGIKDCPSGNDEDNCQPTIPPEPSCASSEFRCKDGRCIDIRFRCDSVPDCSDNTDEINCYYNGACTEDEVQCDDGTCKLGKRCNGLAECADGSDEQGCSFCTPDQFPCTGGGCIEEHLRCDGTTHCSDGSDEQNCVYECPEDQFRCGTGVCLDIRRRCDGRPDCPDQSDEQDCPRPESPQCSSTQFNCGDSCIEMSFRCDGFHDCRNGLDEEGCEPNTCGDDEFACKDGRCISNDDLCNGRSDCSDGSDEFDCPPIDLNRCTVNEFRCDNGECIPSYLQCNGVGECTDASDERGCPCRTNQFQCSNGVCIDGNLRCNRRNDCSDASDEFNCPTERPPFVTERPTRPSTPPPINCAPGYQPCRSGDRCILRSQLCDGRVDCNDMSDETDCPVTHDGSCSIGQFRCENGPCIGQKLRCNGKVDCPRDSSDELDCPFEFTGPPRYPGPSEGLNLRTYPSDQEIKENREVVFQCRDEGPFRARVQWTRPNGEPLPPNSRDLNGRLEIPNIKVEHGGTYICQAVGYPPDTPGAQVSVHLQVDRWIPTPTRPPACGLQQATCSNGDCISKNLVCDGRYDCTDGSDENRCNPNGCEPNEFRCANKKCVLKTWRCDSDDDCGDGSDEANCATNPPGSLCAYHQFACHSNNQCIPRSYQCDLERDCMDGSDEIGCSLPVVSKPPPPMVNLEAGSLFEITCTAVGVPTPEIVWRLNWGHIPPKCQTSSVNGFGTLTCPNIQVEDQGAYSCEVINIKGTVFAVPDTILVVNIDNVCPAGYFNEEATTESDCLKCFCFGQSNKCRSADLFIYHFQPPFDTLKLVGVRVDPATGAVEIRDEPIYRNAQPQLISLGRNGVHTQLAPYGEITSSNLVPYFAMPENYHGNQLKSYGGYLRFTVRHQNRGYPVPGPTVILTGNGYTLLSQQTQPPQANRDENMQVRFFVGEWVKRAEGYPETLATREEIMMTLADVNNILIKLQYNEGQLNTSISNIVMDSAAAPNSNLGPASYVEECECPVGYTGTSCERCADGFVRQKTGPWLGQCYRIQPMTCPAGTYGDPSRGRPCEVCPCPLTNPSNQFARTCSLGSDGEVTCDCPSAYVGRRCEQCAPGYSGNPLVPGDSCRMTTSYCNADGTIDEDQRRCRCKDYVDGPTCATCKANTFYLNRDNQFGCIACFCMGVTRQCTSSNWFRDKISTSFTNSRDNFKLIDTDNRETPIEEGIVLDQNRREILYNRFTSPNVHYWALPPRYLGDKITSYGGYLRYTLRYVPLPGGQSSRNSAADVELVSSNQIILLYYAREQAQPTGTAQTFTVPLLEQYWQRSDGQQADREHLLMALADLDAVYIKATYNTNTKESALISVSLDIANEQNTGSSERALAVEQCYCPQGYTGLSCEDCAVGYTRADEGIYLGLCEPCNCNGNSRECEPESGVCFNCGNFTTGESCELCLPGYEGDPANRIPCRYVGGGGSVSCNCERRGSISDECYNGVCQCKTNVEGNNCDRCRPGTFGLTDINVHGCQACFCSGVATSCREGNFFYEQIPVFIEPERHGFTLTDQYQTQRVDNGFQVNTFVNEIGYTFRPSTTERWYWSLPRTYTGNKIKSYGGRLEFTQRYTQRPQAVYVPDRDIIIIGNGVTIYWSNPQAQIPDVANKVSVVLNPSANWQRLDGNQGPSLASREDIMTVLANIDVILIRAQQSSDTESGYISDITLDTAIEQNSLSPQPQAIEVEVCRCPQGYQGSSCESCAHGYYRDTNDYRIGPLGSCSRCPCNSHEQSCNLGPDNRVLCNCLPGYVGRQCEYYNVGVGTIGLEITPSYVTAQVGSLVVFTCKYKGMEKLNVTFRDNGIPVSWEVSESGSPTWTFLVSDCYEHRIQCVIETPDGTILGSVTSLVNPDGNITTTTPGPFVSTPPPLTMEIIIVAPVIEIYSVGSSVRFNCTARSLVGRRQIRLQWTKDGGNLPPRAIDDGRGILDIQNLQISDSGRYICEAYDGYTVESKDQTITVGPSNSEPPRVVITPPFVDVQEGQSVQIQCAATGNPEPVLRLIRVDGQPLNPSHYFQNGLFRIPQARRSDQGPYQCIATNNAGTHSSNVDIYVRENNENGVITVEISPSRYEGRSGESFTLRCQADRAIDLKWSRQNNVPLPYTYREDRGVLTVQSPKPEDSGLYVCTATSSSGYTSTGTAEVRIQEYNEGAVPPSAKVSPERITISQGSSTELQCDATGSPAPTIKWTRLGSELPSHITQSGSVLYIRNAQVTDRGVYVCVTSNNRGLAQASAIVEVNRLEIPILSILPQASQTLTAGNSAILVCRVEAGIPSPTVTWTRSDGRPLSPNIERMSEGTLRFTQITENESGEYICTAENEAGRASATANINVQVSPKVWTVPDEDVIMRRRDEYVKLECHASGIPAPSIQWRKLDEGRISYGMLPTPVTPEARNVAILEIARFSPQDQGLYICEARNDAGVDQKRVQLAIDSVPNRGDIVGNRTRVGEDATGTNNEITPGGDYRNNDRGDYRNNERRPYLPPQSRPSRPPATNYDETFTAPIGTRAEIRCQINNNFDPEPLFVTWTRTDNASLPSDAFIRAGTLYIDNVQPSAAGEYRCSGTHQSTGRVMFSVTARLEVISPPRITLVPPRQIVRPGDNAYIECTATGQQPISIRWLPVGRSLPPSVTTREGLIQFNNIQLSDAGRYRCTAVSSAGEADAVADVIVEENVHKPTLTAENRQQTAPIGSSITLRCRSTNSNNVNNIRWFRERLPLPDRAQIGGESLHIPNLQQQDQGRYYCEIPTDGGSSSDYIDLQVTDQPWLCPSDQWQCKNQQCIPQSQHCNGDDNCGDNSDEEDCNPRIRRGPTSVTVPSTPTLYITPPERSHRVGEHIDINCQSSEPGVITSWSKLSGWLENNVQEVGGTLRITSLRPENAGIYRCEATGHQGVYHKDYRLDVIDHDVRDEAPLEIKTAPEGSTVIMECKTDLEPPVTYLWTKQGQDMPDYVDVYRRSIQLNAVSSSDAGVYTCTQSNGNRKIDTPTVLTVTGIVPHFAQAPTSYIALHTLPDPYIQLNFEISFKSQNSDGLILYNGNKGNDRTGDFISLALVNAVPEFRFNLGNGVTVVRANRSVALNEWHTVKIIRYRKKATMFVDGTGPFIGNAEGKYIGLDLSENLYVGGVPNFSEISPEVGTYNGFVGCISRFKIGYNHQDITKQAIAKLGITTCETCSHDKCKNRGVCQEALSPEGYSCICTPGFSGPNCQKLKGEACSPYTCGNGRCVDNENGFDCLCPMGRSGRRCEREISINEPAFSNGAYIAYPTPKPQRRLKASLKIKPTDNRDGVLLYCGETDEGHGDFVSLAIKDRHIEFTFNVGGRASVIRSEKEVRPGEWHVLTASRSLSEGRLIVDGETSFGGTPGNHKALNLLTPLYVGGYDSQNVKINDKVGVHTGFNGCISEINVSGVELDIVESAQDSANVVECSTLNNDVDNNIEYSHENVPSSPQTSYDSRRTGCSSNPCRNNGLCYPLSPTDYKCSCLTGYSGKNCEIEANLCEQRTPCQNGGTCRGNATNYVCSCPLGLSGTTCEQRTQLRNDAHFNGDSYLEFDRNLLDHIKENGDELIAVELSTNSSNGLIFWHGQTPSEDGQGKDFISLGVVDGYLEFSYDLGSGPFTIRNTHIRVDDGHSHSAILKRKGRTGSIEIDQIYSTSNESPGLTSTLNAAGNIYLGGAPNIELMTGRKFRQGFNGCIHAFELQDLKKLDLGLRAISGVNVKPCSSFYDYDRYNENDLVN